In a genomic window of Streptomyces sp. SJL17-4:
- a CDS encoding nuclear transport factor 2 family protein has protein sequence MQDETARSAIDTFISAFNASDDSYVTALLSQALTSDVVFWGPLGRSEGIAAVERFVLDIRRHPAGTGTMVRCSAVDMPDEWARYKWVFTTPDGGPRLAGTDVVHLRRSLIDQVIVFAGEIEPSAS, from the coding sequence ATGCAGGATGAGACCGCACGCTCCGCGATCGACACGTTCATCTCCGCGTTCAACGCCTCGGACGACAGCTATGTGACTGCCCTGCTCTCCCAGGCCCTGACCTCAGATGTGGTCTTCTGGGGGCCGTTGGGCCGCAGCGAAGGAATCGCGGCGGTCGAGCGGTTCGTACTGGACATCCGGCGCCACCCAGCGGGGACCGGCACGATGGTGCGCTGCTCAGCGGTGGACATGCCTGACGAGTGGGCCCGGTACAAGTGGGTCTTCACCACGCCGGATGGAGGCCCCCGCCTGGCGGGAACGGACGTCGTCCATCTGCGGCGGAGCCTCATCGACCAGGTCATCGTCTTTGCGGGGGAGATCGAGCCGTCAGCCTCCTGA
- a CDS encoding OmpA family protein, with the protein MTTTSRRLAALLVASVALGPLVVPVAYADDPPGSAATASPPPAIDPNSPGLMLPDGATLAAAKVLDIKQIVEDEGGEQRRQDTNVDVTFALQAEVLFPKNSAKLSPAANARIAAIAAEINKLGSGRVRVFGFTDNLGTYEHGLKLSKERAVAVQQVLARSLDAGTTFDIRGYSEDYPIADNGSEEGRKKNRRVEISFPRTTPPVAP; encoded by the coding sequence ATGACGACGACATCCCGCCGCCTCGCCGCCCTCCTGGTCGCCTCCGTCGCCCTGGGGCCCCTCGTCGTGCCCGTGGCGTACGCCGACGATCCCCCCGGGTCCGCCGCCACGGCCTCCCCGCCCCCGGCCATCGACCCCAACTCCCCTGGGCTCATGCTCCCCGACGGTGCCACCCTCGCCGCCGCCAAGGTGCTCGACATCAAGCAGATCGTCGAGGACGAGGGCGGTGAGCAGCGGCGGCAGGACACCAACGTGGACGTGACGTTCGCGCTGCAGGCCGAGGTGCTGTTCCCGAAGAACAGCGCCAAGCTCTCGCCCGCCGCCAACGCCCGTATCGCCGCCATCGCCGCAGAGATCAACAAGCTCGGTTCCGGTCGCGTCCGTGTCTTCGGGTTCACCGACAACCTCGGGACGTACGAGCACGGGCTCAAGCTGTCGAAGGAGCGTGCCGTCGCCGTGCAGCAGGTGCTCGCGCGGAGCCTCGACGCGGGCACGACCTTCGACATCCGCGGCTACAGCGAGGACTACCCGATCGCCGACAACGGCTCCGAGGAGGGCCGCAAGAAGAACCGTCGCGTCGAGATCTCCTTCCCCCGCACCACGCCTCCCGTCGCGCCCTGA
- a CDS encoding Flp family type IVb pilin, with product MLKALTRAKVGVTVRLLRGDRGQTAVEYLGIIVVVVAIVVAITGTDIGQSIKDAIATKITELTGG from the coding sequence ATGCTGAAGGCCCTGACGAGGGCCAAGGTGGGAGTGACTGTGCGTCTGCTGCGAGGGGATCGCGGGCAGACGGCGGTGGAGTACTTGGGGATCATTGTGGTGGTGGTGGCGATTGTTGTGGCGATCACCGGCACGGACATCGGGCAGTCGATCAAGGATGCGATCGCCACAAAAATCACCGAGCTGACGGGCGGCTAG
- a CDS encoding DUF5936 domain-containing protein, protein MDLLLALLAGLAVAGAAYGVRLYRADAKLPDDLRLALEVGATRTGAVDSAVDRLGMRWSPTVLRLMGPKRVNTVRRRIDLAGNPGGLTIDRYGARRAVYGFLGGLGGLLMLSRGSFLVAVLLFAFGAFWTEVGIWSAVRIRKDQIERTLPDFLDVLAVVVSAGLGFRQALERVAEKYEGPWADELRITLRQMDMGVSRRQAFDELRRRNDSEQVAQFVTALQQGEELGAPIVDTLIQIANDMRRTDAQNARRKAAKAVPKATMVITTLMVPATMILLGAGLFLGTGTDFGSVTGE, encoded by the coding sequence GTGGACCTCCTCCTCGCCCTCCTCGCCGGGCTCGCCGTGGCCGGGGCCGCGTACGGCGTCCGGCTCTATCGCGCGGACGCCAAGCTCCCCGACGACCTCAGGCTCGCCCTGGAGGTCGGCGCCACCCGCACGGGGGCCGTCGACTCGGCCGTCGACCGCCTGGGCATGCGCTGGTCGCCGACCGTGCTCCGGCTGATGGGCCCCAAGCGGGTCAACACCGTCCGGCGCCGCATCGACCTGGCGGGCAACCCCGGAGGCCTCACCATCGACCGGTACGGGGCGAGGCGGGCGGTCTACGGCTTCCTGGGCGGCCTGGGCGGCCTGCTGATGCTGAGCAGGGGCTCCTTCCTGGTGGCCGTCCTCCTCTTCGCGTTCGGCGCGTTCTGGACGGAGGTCGGCATCTGGTCGGCGGTCCGCATCCGCAAGGACCAGATCGAACGGACGCTGCCGGACTTCCTGGACGTGCTGGCGGTGGTGGTCTCGGCGGGCCTGGGCTTCCGGCAGGCGCTGGAAAGGGTGGCGGAGAAGTACGAAGGTCCGTGGGCGGACGAACTCCGCATCACGCTCCGGCAGATGGACATGGGCGTCAGCCGCCGCCAGGCCTTCGACGAACTGCGCCGCAGGAACGACTCGGAGCAGGTGGCGCAGTTCGTGACGGCGTTGCAGCAGGGCGAGGAGCTGGGCGCGCCGATCGTGGACACGTTGATACAGATCGCCAACGACATGCGGCGCACGGACGCGCAGAACGCGCGGAGGAAGGCGGCGAAGGCGGTCCCGAAGGCGACGATGGTCATCACGACGCTGATGGTCCCGGCGACGATGATCCTGCTGGGCGCGGGCCTGTTCCTGGGCACGGGGACGGACTTCGGGTCGGTGACGGGCGAGTGA
- a CDS encoding type II secretion system F family protein encodes MTDPFWLTTGVTLLACVLGIVGVQLYASGARRHAALVARLDESGAPEATGRRRRRFQSVDRRVRRTALGRKLELRIAATGLDITPGEFTVALAATVAVLWVVGQAALSPFFGPICGLLGIWVAMGYLGWQRQKRIERFINQLPELSRILANATQAGLALRMALSLAADEMEAPAGDELEKVAQQLAVGTSLDDALGELAERLPSRELVVLVTTLVLANRAGGTVVSSLRNLTETLEERKETRREVRTQLSQVSMTAYSVPVIGVGSLLLIDNMQPGALDRMTGSALGQFAVVAAFALYVVGFIAIRRFSKIDV; translated from the coding sequence ATGACCGACCCCTTCTGGCTGACCACGGGCGTGACACTGCTCGCCTGCGTGCTGGGCATCGTCGGCGTCCAGCTGTACGCGAGCGGGGCCCGCCGGCACGCGGCGCTCGTCGCCCGGCTCGACGAGTCGGGCGCGCCCGAGGCCACCGGCCGCCGCAGGCGCCGCTTCCAGAGCGTCGACCGGCGGGTCCGCCGGACGGCCCTCGGCCGGAAACTGGAGCTGCGGATCGCGGCCACCGGCCTCGACATCACCCCGGGCGAGTTCACGGTGGCCCTCGCGGCGACGGTGGCCGTCCTGTGGGTCGTCGGCCAGGCGGCGCTGTCGCCGTTCTTCGGCCCGATCTGCGGACTGCTGGGCATCTGGGTCGCCATGGGCTATCTCGGCTGGCAGCGCCAGAAGCGCATCGAGAGGTTCATCAACCAACTCCCCGAACTCTCCCGCATCCTGGCCAACGCCACCCAGGCGGGCCTCGCGCTGCGGATGGCCCTCAGCCTGGCCGCCGACGAGATGGAGGCGCCGGCCGGGGACGAACTGGAGAAGGTGGCGCAGCAGTTGGCCGTCGGTACGTCGCTCGACGACGCCCTGGGGGAACTCGCCGAGCGGCTGCCGTCCCGCGAACTCGTCGTCCTCGTCACCACCCTGGTCCTCGCCAACCGGGCCGGCGGCACCGTCGTCTCCTCCCTGCGGAACCTCACCGAGACGCTGGAGGAACGCAAGGAGACCCGGCGCGAGGTCCGTACCCAGCTCTCCCAGGTGAGCATGACCGCGTACTCCGTCCCGGTCATCGGCGTCGGTTCGCTCCTGCTCATCGACAACATGCAGCCCGGCGCGCTGGACCGGATGACGGGCTCGGCCCTCGGGCAGTTCGCCGTCGTCGCCGCGTTCGCCCTGTACGTGGTGGGCTTCATCGCCATCCGCCGCTTCTCGAAGATCGACGTGTAG
- a CDS encoding CpaF family protein — MSLRARINAPEDHGGGAAAREDGHLVAAFRAKLLEEIDLTEMSALAAAERRARLERVLGHIISREGPVLSTAERAQLIRRVVDEALGLGVLEPLLEDASITEIMVNGPDQIFIERAGRVELLPLRFASHDQLMQTIERIVSTVNRRVDESNPMVDARLPSGERVNVIIPPLSLTGATLTIRRFPRAYTLHEMIGLGSLDEQMLLLLSGLVQAKFNLIVSGATGTGKTTLLNALSGLVPDGERIITIEDSAELQLQQSHVIRLEARPPNIEGRGAISIRDLVRNSLRMRPDRIIVGEVRGGETLDMLQAMSTGHDGSLATVHANSAEDALMRLQTLASMSEVKVPFEALRDQINSAVDVLVQLTRHPDGTRRITEISVLASHGRERFLLATVCRFQAQPVAADGRVYGQFTYHPLPRRVAERLYLAGQPIPQAFGVAVTEAHLTTREAK, encoded by the coding sequence ATGAGTCTGCGGGCCCGGATCAACGCCCCCGAGGATCACGGTGGCGGCGCGGCGGCCAGGGAGGACGGCCATCTGGTCGCCGCCTTCCGCGCCAAGCTCCTGGAGGAGATCGACCTCACCGAGATGTCCGCGCTCGCCGCCGCCGAGCGGCGCGCACGGCTCGAACGCGTCCTCGGCCACATCATCAGCCGCGAAGGCCCGGTCCTCTCCACCGCCGAGCGGGCCCAGCTGATCCGCCGGGTCGTCGACGAGGCCCTCGGGCTCGGCGTACTCGAACCGCTCCTCGAAGACGCCTCCATCACGGAGATCATGGTCAACGGCCCCGACCAGATCTTCATCGAGCGGGCCGGCCGCGTCGAACTGCTGCCGCTCCGCTTCGCCTCCCACGACCAGCTGATGCAGACCATCGAGCGGATCGTCTCCACCGTCAACCGGCGCGTCGACGAGTCGAACCCGATGGTCGACGCCCGGCTGCCGTCCGGCGAGCGTGTCAACGTCATCATCCCGCCGCTCTCGCTCACCGGGGCCACCCTCACCATCCGCCGCTTCCCCCGGGCGTACACGCTCCACGAGATGATCGGCCTCGGCTCGCTCGACGAGCAGATGCTGCTCCTGTTGTCCGGACTGGTTCAGGCCAAGTTCAATCTGATCGTCTCGGGCGCCACCGGCACCGGGAAGACCACCCTCCTCAACGCCCTCTCCGGTCTCGTCCCCGACGGCGAGCGGATCATCACCATCGAGGACTCGGCCGAACTCCAGCTCCAGCAGTCCCACGTGATCCGCCTGGAGGCCCGCCCGCCGAACATCGAGGGACGCGGAGCCATCTCCATCCGCGATCTCGTCCGCAACTCGCTCCGCATGCGGCCCGACCGGATCATCGTCGGTGAGGTCCGTGGCGGCGAGACCCTCGACATGCTCCAGGCGATGTCCACCGGCCACGACGGTTCGCTCGCCACCGTCCACGCCAACTCGGCCGAGGACGCACTGATGCGGCTCCAGACCCTGGCGTCGATGTCTGAGGTCAAGGTGCCGTTCGAGGCGCTCCGGGACCAGATCAACAGCGCCGTGGACGTCCTCGTCCAGCTCACGCGGCATCCCGACGGCACCCGCCGGATCACCGAGATCTCCGTCCTCGCCTCCCACGGGCGCGAGCGTTTCCTGCTCGCCACGGTGTGCCGCTTCCAGGCGCAGCCGGTGGCCGCGGACGGGCGGGTGTACGGGCAGTTCACGTACCACCCGCTGCCGAGGCGGGTCGCGGAGCGGCTCTACCTGGCAGGCCAGCCCATTCCGCAGGCCTTCGGCGTGGCCGTGACGGAAGCCCACCTCACCACCCGCGAAGCGAAGTGA
- a CDS encoding TadE/TadG family type IV pilus assembly protein, with protein sequence MRRDLSEGRGSQRRDRGRAVIAAVSGRERGPAAVAAVRGRDRGRTAVVVVRGRDRGQAPVRGRERGQAPVRGRDRGQAAIEYLGFLPILLIVGLAGLQLGIAAYAAQQAGTAARAAARAESSDAEDGPDAGAAATAAVSGWIDPVVVSYPGADEFTVSVTVTIPSVVPFVDDFGEVTKTATMPLPDEEDE encoded by the coding sequence ATGAGGAGAGACCTGAGCGAGGGACGGGGCTCGCAGCGGCGCGACCGAGGCCGGGCTGTCATCGCCGCCGTGAGCGGCCGCGAGCGAGGCCCGGCCGCCGTCGCCGCCGTGAGAGGCCGCGACCGTGGCCGGACCGCCGTCGTCGTCGTGAGAGGCCGCGACCGAGGCCAGGCTCCTGTGAGAGGCCGCGAGCGAGGCCAGGCCCCTGTACGCGGCCGCGACCGTGGCCAGGCTGCCATCGAGTACCTCGGCTTCCTGCCCATCCTGCTGATCGTCGGCCTCGCCGGGCTTCAGCTCGGCATCGCCGCGTACGCCGCCCAGCAGGCGGGCACGGCGGCCCGTGCCGCGGCCCGCGCGGAGAGCAGCGACGCGGAGGACGGGCCGGACGCCGGGGCGGCCGCCACGGCCGCCGTGAGCGGCTGGATCGATCCTGTCGTCGTCAGCTACCCGGGGGCCGACGAGTTCACCGTCTCCGTCACCGTCACCATCCCCTCCGTCGTGCCGTTCGTGGACGACTTCGGCGAAGTGACGAAGACCGCCACCATGCCCCTGCCCGACGAGGAGGACGAGTGA
- a CDS encoding TadE/TadG family type IV pilus assembly protein, which produces MRIHQGSGRDDRGQVAVEFLGMVPLILLTLALLWQIVLVGYTYTLAGNAADEAARACAVGDDGPAAAGRHIDGAWSVRGGDCGDVSGGMVHVRVSVEVPVLVPGMGGLFPVVGEAGAVDEEGLTR; this is translated from the coding sequence ATGCGTATCCACCAGGGCTCGGGCAGGGACGACAGGGGGCAGGTGGCGGTCGAGTTCCTCGGCATGGTGCCGCTGATCCTGCTCACCCTCGCGCTGCTCTGGCAGATCGTCCTGGTCGGCTACACGTACACCCTCGCGGGGAACGCGGCGGACGAGGCGGCGCGGGCGTGCGCCGTCGGCGACGACGGGCCGGCGGCCGCCGGCCGGCACATCGACGGCGCCTGGAGCGTCCGCGGCGGGGACTGCGGAGACGTGAGCGGCGGCATGGTCCACGTCCGGGTCTCCGTCGAGGTTCCGGTCCTCGTCCCCGGGATGGGAGGCCTCTTCCCGGTGGTGGGCGAGGCGGGAGCCGTGGACGAGGAGGGCCTCACGCGATGA
- a CDS encoding P-loop NTPase: MTTRILPAVGDPDAARSVTTLIGQLPDAEPALPVTDSTQLVDTLARLAAASLDELPEVVLVHERIGPVPALELVREVALRFPAVGVVLITADASPVLFSAAMDSGARGLVTLPLGYEELASRVQAAAQWSVGVRRHLGAGADQVTGPGGTVVTVSGAKGGVGATVTAVHLALAARASGRTVALVDMDLQSGDIASYLDVQFRRSVADLASIADISPRVLQDAVYVHETGLSLLLAPAEGERGEEVTDRAARQIVSALRGRHEVVVVDCGSQLNSANAAAIEMADTAVLVATPDVVAVRAAKRTVRMWERLQVRKAEETVTLVNRHHRATEIQPPLVQKITGTRVAGVAVPAHFKELQAVVDAGRLHELDAKSTVKQALWALAGELGLVQAPSAATAAGQPGKQLARAGDRGSLGLRRRAGGR; the protein is encoded by the coding sequence ATGACCACCAGGATCCTGCCGGCCGTCGGCGACCCCGACGCGGCCCGGTCCGTCACCACCCTCATCGGCCAGCTCCCCGACGCCGAGCCCGCCCTTCCGGTCACCGACTCCACCCAGCTCGTCGACACCCTCGCGCGGCTCGCCGCCGCATCGCTCGACGAACTCCCCGAGGTCGTCCTGGTCCACGAGCGGATCGGACCCGTCCCCGCGCTCGAACTCGTCCGCGAGGTCGCCCTCCGCTTCCCCGCCGTCGGCGTCGTCCTCATCACCGCCGACGCGAGCCCCGTCCTCTTCTCCGCCGCCATGGACTCCGGCGCGCGGGGGCTCGTCACCCTGCCCCTCGGCTACGAGGAACTCGCCAGCCGCGTCCAGGCCGCCGCCCAGTGGTCCGTCGGCGTCCGCCGCCACCTCGGCGCGGGGGCCGACCAGGTCACCGGCCCCGGCGGCACCGTCGTCACCGTCAGCGGCGCCAAGGGCGGCGTCGGCGCCACCGTCACCGCCGTCCACCTCGCCCTCGCGGCCCGCGCCTCCGGGCGTACCGTCGCGCTCGTCGACATGGACCTCCAGAGCGGCGACATCGCCTCCTACCTGGACGTCCAGTTCCGGCGCTCCGTCGCCGACCTCGCCTCCATCGCCGACATCTCGCCGCGCGTCCTCCAGGACGCCGTGTACGTCCACGAGACCGGCCTCTCCCTGCTCCTCGCCCCGGCGGAGGGCGAGCGCGGTGAGGAGGTCACCGACCGCGCAGCCCGCCAGATCGTCAGCGCCCTGCGCGGCCGGCACGAGGTCGTCGTCGTCGACTGCGGCTCCCAGCTCAACAGCGCCAACGCCGCCGCGATCGAGATGGCCGACACCGCCGTCCTCGTCGCCACGCCGGACGTGGTCGCCGTCCGGGCGGCCAAGCGGACCGTACGCATGTGGGAACGGCTCCAGGTCCGCAAGGCCGAGGAGACGGTGACCCTGGTCAACCGCCACCACCGCGCCACCGAGATCCAGCCGCCCCTCGTCCAGAAGATCACCGGCACCCGGGTCGCGGGCGTCGCCGTCCCCGCCCACTTCAAGGAGCTCCAGGCGGTCGTCGACGCGGGCCGGCTGCACGAGCTCGACGCCAAGTCGACGGTCAAGCAGGCGCTGTGGGCTCTCGCGGGCGAACTGGGCCTGGTCCAGGCCCCGTCGGCGGCGACGGCGGCCGGGCAGCCCGGCAAGCAGCTCGCGCGGGCGGGCGACCGGGGCTCGCTGGGGCTGCGGCGCCGCGCCGGAGGGCGCTGA
- a CDS encoding toxin-antitoxin system HicB family antitoxin, giving the protein MDEEKRITLRLPADLHAWLAVEAKSARRSLNSEIVHRLESERDVASPGGEQP; this is encoded by the coding sequence ATGGATGAAGAGAAGCGCATCACCCTCCGCCTGCCTGCCGACCTCCACGCGTGGTTGGCAGTCGAGGCGAAGTCCGCTCGCAGGTCTCTCAATTCCGAGATCGTCCACCGGTTGGAGTCCGAGCGGGACGTCGCCTCGCCAGGAGGCGAGCAGCCCTGA
- a CDS encoding transposase, with the protein MATRGGVGGNTGRARYTYRLRVSTTARTALLAEWARCRWIWNESCARSKRAYADKEPCGPARLDKMLTEARSANSWLREGSSVPQQQTIRDFAKSRAKALKDIKAGLPQRHRAGMPKHKRKRAAAPTLNYTQRGFRLKDGRLRLAGGIDLTVVWSRDLPGPPSSVRVHRDSLGHWYASFVVTAPVEALPTTGRVIGIDWGVRETATTTSDTHDLAHAQHGRAAAQRLTRYQRMMARRRPKHGQSASKGYRQASRQAAKVHKKVSRQRQDTGRKWAKRVVADHDILAIEDFQPKFLAKTTMARKAADAAIGATKAALIEMGRKHGRDIRLVHPAHSTMDCAQCGARTKHALPLSERTYHCITCGAVSPRDKNSARVMLIRAGLNPAGADRASAVGPPVHSQREPGIPSR; encoded by the coding sequence ATGGCGACACGAGGCGGAGTGGGCGGAAATACCGGACGTGCCCGGTACACCTACCGGCTTCGCGTCTCGACGACTGCTCGTACCGCACTCCTCGCGGAGTGGGCGCGGTGCCGATGGATCTGGAACGAGAGCTGCGCCCGCTCGAAGAGGGCGTACGCCGACAAAGAGCCGTGCGGCCCGGCCCGGCTGGACAAGATGCTGACAGAGGCCCGCTCCGCGAACAGCTGGCTTCGAGAGGGTAGTTCCGTCCCGCAGCAGCAGACCATCCGCGATTTCGCCAAGTCCCGTGCGAAGGCGCTGAAGGACATCAAAGCTGGGTTGCCGCAGCGACATCGGGCCGGGATGCCGAAGCACAAGAGGAAGCGCGCGGCCGCCCCGACTCTGAACTACACGCAACGTGGGTTCCGACTGAAGGACGGGCGCCTGCGACTCGCAGGCGGCATCGACCTGACGGTTGTGTGGTCTCGCGACCTCCCCGGCCCGCCGTCCTCCGTCCGCGTTCACCGCGACAGCCTTGGCCACTGGTACGCCTCGTTCGTCGTGACCGCGCCCGTCGAGGCACTGCCGACCACCGGCCGTGTGATCGGGATCGACTGGGGCGTCCGGGAGACGGCCACCACCACCTCGGACACCCACGACCTCGCTCACGCGCAGCATGGGAGGGCGGCCGCGCAGCGCCTTACCCGCTATCAGCGCATGATGGCCCGCCGCCGGCCCAAGCATGGCCAATCGGCGTCGAAGGGATACCGGCAAGCCAGCCGCCAGGCCGCCAAGGTACACAAGAAGGTCTCCCGCCAGCGGCAGGACACCGGACGCAAGTGGGCCAAGCGCGTGGTAGCCGACCATGACATCCTGGCCATTGAGGACTTCCAGCCGAAGTTCCTCGCGAAGACGACCATGGCACGCAAGGCGGCGGACGCTGCGATCGGCGCCACCAAGGCAGCCCTGATCGAGATGGGCCGCAAGCACGGGCGAGACATCCGCCTCGTGCATCCCGCGCACTCCACCATGGACTGCGCACAGTGCGGAGCGAGAACCAAGCACGCGCTACCTCTCTCAGAACGTACCTATCACTGCATCACGTGCGGAGCCGTGTCCCCCAGGGACAAGAACTCCGCCCGCGTCATGCTGATCCGGGCTGGTCTCAACCCGGCTGGTGCCGATCGTGCAAGTGCTGTTGGACCGCCGGTCCACAGCCAACGTGAGCCAGGAATCCCCTCCCGCTAG
- the cpaB gene encoding Flp pilus assembly protein CpaB gives MNSRQRRGVILLLLSVLCAIGAFAGVLAVISDVNSKVGPETTAYRIKRNVEPYAPLRADQFEKISMPERWLSETAVTDLRQIEGRIAVTRLKAGSLLQSDMIVERPELQPGQQEIAIMVDAATGVAGKITAGATVNIYATFAGDKKGEPSQSRMIVAGARVLDVGKLTSIRDSSQGSARANDAVPISFALSTLDAQRVAYAESFAEHVRLALVAPTTGGAPADQRDRTYTLEKDN, from the coding sequence ATGAACTCCCGCCAGCGCCGCGGCGTGATCCTGCTGCTGCTGTCCGTCCTGTGCGCGATCGGCGCCTTCGCCGGTGTGCTCGCCGTCATCAGCGACGTGAACTCCAAGGTCGGCCCGGAGACCACCGCGTACCGGATCAAGCGCAACGTGGAGCCGTACGCCCCCCTGAGGGCGGACCAGTTCGAGAAGATCTCGATGCCCGAGCGGTGGCTCTCGGAGACCGCCGTCACCGACCTCCGCCAGATCGAGGGCCGGATCGCCGTCACCCGGCTCAAGGCCGGTTCGCTCCTCCAGTCCGACATGATCGTCGAGCGGCCCGAACTCCAGCCGGGCCAGCAGGAGATCGCGATCATGGTCGACGCCGCCACCGGTGTCGCCGGGAAGATCACCGCGGGCGCCACCGTCAACATCTACGCCACCTTCGCGGGCGACAAGAAGGGCGAGCCCTCCCAGTCCCGCATGATCGTCGCAGGCGCCCGCGTCCTGGACGTCGGCAAACTCACGTCGATCCGGGACAGCTCCCAGGGCTCGGCGCGCGCCAACGACGCCGTGCCGATCTCCTTCGCCCTCTCCACCCTCGACGCCCAGCGCGTCGCGTACGCCGAGTCCTTCGCCGAGCACGTACGCCTCGCCCTGGTCGCCCCCACCACCGGCGGCGCCCCCGCCGACCAGCGCGACCGCACCTACACGCTCGAAAAGGACAATTGA
- a CDS encoding glycoside hydrolase family 18 protein has product MHVDRTTTRPHGRRWLGGALALAVGSGLVLVGGAGTAQAADVNVAKNAGFENGLTNWSCSAGSGAAVSSPVRTGAGALRATPAGLDNAKCVQTVAVKPNSTYTLSAWVQGGYAYLGATGTGTTDVSTWTPDSPSWKQLTTTFTTGASTTSVQIYTHGWYGTSPYSVDDVSVFGPDGGGGQDPDPVVPSTPAGLAAGTVTSSSVALSWGAVSGATGYKVYRDGGNPQTVSGTSTTITGLTADTAYQFQVAATNSAGESAKSGAVSARTAKVTDPGPGPAVPKHALTGYWQNFNNGATVQKLRDVQSQYDIIAVSFADSTTTAGQIVFNLDPAVGYASVADFKADIAAKKAAGKSVIISVGGEKGNVTINSDASATAFANSAYALMQEYGFNGVDIDLEHGINSTYLTKALRQLSAKAGSSLVLTMAPQTIDMQNTGTEYFKTALAVKDILTVVNMQYYNSGSMLGCDGKVYSQGSVDFLTALACIQIQGGLSPSQVGLGVPASTRGAGSGYVDPQIVKNALDCLTKLTSCGTFKPAQAWPTLRGAMTWSTNWDATAGNAWSNAVGPHVHNLP; this is encoded by the coding sequence ATGCACGTGGACCGCACCACCACCCGCCCGCACGGACGCCGCTGGCTCGGCGGGGCGCTCGCGCTCGCCGTCGGCTCCGGGCTCGTCCTCGTCGGCGGAGCCGGCACCGCGCAGGCGGCCGACGTCAACGTCGCCAAGAACGCCGGTTTCGAGAACGGCCTGACCAACTGGTCCTGTTCCGCCGGGAGCGGCGCCGCCGTCTCCTCCCCGGTCCGCACCGGGGCCGGCGCGCTCCGGGCGACCCCGGCCGGGCTCGACAACGCCAAGTGCGTGCAGACCGTGGCCGTGAAGCCCAACTCGACGTACACGCTGAGCGCCTGGGTCCAGGGCGGCTACGCCTACCTCGGCGCGACCGGCACCGGGACCACCGACGTCTCCACGTGGACGCCCGACAGCCCCTCCTGGAAGCAGCTCACGACCACCTTCACCACCGGCGCGAGCACCACTTCCGTCCAGATCTACACCCACGGCTGGTACGGGACCTCCCCGTACTCCGTCGACGACGTCAGCGTCTTCGGGCCCGACGGGGGCGGCGGCCAGGACCCCGACCCGGTCGTGCCGTCCACCCCGGCCGGTCTCGCCGCGGGCACCGTCACCTCCTCCTCCGTCGCCCTGAGCTGGGGCGCGGTCTCCGGCGCCACGGGCTACAAGGTGTACCGGGACGGCGGCAACCCGCAGACGGTGAGCGGCACGTCGACCACGATCACCGGACTCACGGCCGACACGGCGTACCAGTTCCAGGTCGCCGCGACGAACTCCGCGGGCGAGTCCGCGAAGTCCGGCGCCGTCTCGGCCCGTACGGCCAAGGTCACCGACCCGGGCCCCGGCCCGGCCGTGCCCAAGCACGCCCTCACCGGCTACTGGCAGAACTTCAACAACGGCGCCACGGTCCAGAAGCTGCGGGACGTGCAGTCGCAGTACGACATCATCGCCGTCTCGTTCGCCGACTCGACGACCACGGCGGGCCAGATCGTCTTCAACCTCGACCCGGCCGTCGGCTACGCCTCGGTCGCCGACTTCAAGGCGGACATCGCCGCGAAGAAGGCCGCCGGCAAGTCGGTCATCATCTCGGTCGGCGGCGAGAAGGGGAACGTCACGATCAACAGTGACGCCTCGGCGACCGCCTTCGCGAACAGCGCGTACGCCCTCATGCAGGAGTACGGCTTCAACGGTGTCGACATCGACCTCGAGCACGGCATCAACTCGACGTACCTGACCAAGGCGCTGCGTCAGCTGTCCGCCAAGGCCGGTTCGTCGCTGGTCCTGACGATGGCCCCGCAGACGATCGACATGCAGAACACGGGCACGGAGTACTTCAAGACCGCGCTCGCCGTGAAGGACATCCTCACGGTCGTCAACATGCAGTACTACAACAGCGGTTCGATGCTCGGCTGCGACGGCAAGGTCTACAGCCAGGGCTCGGTGGACTTCCTCACCGCGCTCGCCTGCATCCAGATCCAGGGCGGTCTCTCCCCGTCGCAGGTCGGTCTGGGCGTTCCCGCCTCCACGCGGGGTGCGGGCAGCGGCTACGTCGACCCGCAGATCGTGAAGAACGCGCTGGACTGCCTGACCAAGCTCACGAGCTGCGGCACCTTCAAGCCGGCCCAGGCCTGGCCGACGCTCCGCGGCGCCATGACCTGGTCGACCAACTGGGACGCGACGGCCGGCAACGCCTGGTCGAACGCGGTGGGTCCGCACGTCCACAACCTGCCGTAA